In Triticum urartu cultivar G1812 chromosome 6, Tu2.1, whole genome shotgun sequence, the following proteins share a genomic window:
- the LOC125513226 gene encoding uncharacterized protein LOC125513226 isoform X2 yields MAYASFSFLPCSSLLEVSLLPPQDAGRSPPSMLSPPLPQAARLYSSARKKNGKGIEEDNAEAQEQERLAILKARNSDDFERFGSFTFSNLKEDFGGRACQRQNKRKKVSQRLTS; encoded by the exons ATGGCCTATGCTAGCTT CAGTTTCTTACCCTGTTCCAGTCTGCTGGAAGTGTCTCTGCTGCCTCCCCAAGATGCTGGAAGGTCACCTCCATCGATGCTCTCTCCGCCGCTTCCACAAGCCGCCAGACTGTACAGTTCTGCAAG GAAAAAGAATGGAAAAGGAATAGAAGAAGACAATgctgaagcacaagagcaagagAGGCTAGCTATACTTAAAGCAAGGAATAGTGATGATTTTGAACGATTTGGGTCCTTTACATTCTCAAATCTAAAAGAAGATTTTGGAGGACGAGCCTGTCAGCGacaaaataaaagaaagaag GTTTCTCAAAGATTGACAAGTTGA
- the LOC125513226 gene encoding uncharacterized protein LOC125513226 isoform X1, producing the protein MAYASFSFLPCSSLLEVSLLPPQDAGRSPPSMLSPPLPQAARLYSSARKKNGKGIEEDNAEAQEQERLAILKARNSDDFERFGSFTFSNLKEDFGGRACQRQNKRKKQTNIDILVLSRGA; encoded by the exons ATGGCCTATGCTAGCTT CAGTTTCTTACCCTGTTCCAGTCTGCTGGAAGTGTCTCTGCTGCCTCCCCAAGATGCTGGAAGGTCACCTCCATCGATGCTCTCTCCGCCGCTTCCACAAGCCGCCAGACTGTACAGTTCTGCAAG GAAAAAGAATGGAAAAGGAATAGAAGAAGACAATgctgaagcacaagagcaagagAGGCTAGCTATACTTAAAGCAAGGAATAGTGATGATTTTGAACGATTTGGGTCCTTTACATTCTCAAATCTAAAAGAAGATTTTGGAGGACGAGCCTGTCAGCGacaaaataaaagaaagaag CAAACAAATATTGATATACTTGTCTTGAGCCGTGGAGCGTGA